CAGCAGCTCGGCCGCCGCCGGTGCCATCACCAGCCCATTGCGAAAGTGGCCGCAGTTGAGGTGCAGGTTGTCGATGCCCGGCCAGCGGCCGATGAAGGGTGTTCCCTGCGGTGCGCCGGGCCGCAGACCGGCCCAGTGGGCGATCGGTTCGCGCTCCGCCAGTGCCGGCAGCAGTTGGCCGGCCACCGCCATCAGCTCGGTGCGCGCCGCTGCGGTCACCGCACAGTCGAAGCCGACCTGCTCCACGGTGCTGCCGACCAGAATCAAGCCATCACGGCGCGGAATCAGATAGTGGCCGGCGGCCAGCAGCATGGTCGACAGCAAGCCATTGCCCTGATAGAGCAGCATCTGCCCCCGCACCGGCGTCACCGGCAGCGTGGGCGGCGTTGGCAGCAGTGAGCTGCTCCAGGCGCCGGCGGTGACGATCACCTGATCGGCGCACCACTCGCCCTGACTGCCGAGCACCGCCTCGACCCGGCCACCGACGGTGCGCAATCCGCTCACGGTGCACTGCGGCACCAGGCGCACCCGGGGCATGTCGGCCAGCACCGCCAGCAGCGCCTGCAGCAGGCGCGGGTTGCGCAGGCTGGCCTGCTCCGGCAGCCAGAGCGCCTCCCCGGTCCGGGGCGACAGTGTCGGAAAGTGCGTTGTGAGCGCCGCGCCGTCGAGCCGCACCCAGGCGTGGCGCCACTGCCGCGCCCAGTCGCTGGCCTCGGCGATGCAGTCACTGTCGAGCAGCAGCAGGCCGCAGCGGTGCAGCTCCGGGTCGATGCCAGACTGCCGATGCAGCCGCGGCAGCCACTGGTCATAGAGCTGTCGGCCGCGCAGCGCCAGCGCGTTGATGGCCTCTGCATAGCGCCACGGGTAGAGCGGCGCCAGAATGCCGCCGCCGGCCCAGGAGGACTCCTTGCCGAACTCGCCCCGCTCCAGCAGCGTGACGCTGGCACCGGCCTCGGCCAGCCGCAGTGCGCAGGTCAGGCCGATGACGCCGCCGCCGATGATCAGAAAGTCGTGCATGGAACGGAATCGATTGCCGGGCGGCTGTTGCCGGCAGAGGTGACCCTCATGCTGCCGGACGGATCGCGCGTCACCAGCAGAGGTTGGTGGAGGTGGTGTTGCTGCTGTTCTTCGCCACCTTGGCGCCGGTGTGGGAGAGCGTGTAGGTGGCGCAACTGCGGTCCTTCAGTTGCGGGCTGTTGGCTGCCGGGGTGACGGTCAGCGTGAAACCCAGGCCCGCGTTGGTGGTGGAGAGCGCCAGCCCGTAGTAGCCCTCGGGCGAGGTGGCGCCGCCGATGTCCGACAGCGTACCGCTGTAGT
Above is a genomic segment from Pseudomonadales bacterium containing:
- the thiO gene encoding glycine oxidase ThiO, which encodes MHDFLIIGGGVIGLTCALRLAEAGASVTLLERGEFGKESSWAGGGILAPLYPWRYAEAINALALRGRQLYDQWLPRLHRQSGIDPELHRCGLLLLDSDCIAEASDWARQWRHAWVRLDGAALTTHFPTLSPRTGEALWLPEQASLRNPRLLQALLAVLADMPRVRLVPQCTVSGLRTVGGRVEAVLGSQGEWCADQVIVTAGAWSSSLLPTPPTLPVTPVRGQMLLYQGNGLLSTMLLAAGHYLIPRRDGLILVGSTVEQVGFDCAVTAAARTELMAVAGQLLPALAEREPIAHWAGLRPGAPQGTPFIGRWPGIDNLHLNCGHFRNGLVMAPAAAELLVDLLLGQPPRVDAAAFDPARLLAAAAIRD
- a CDS encoding prepilin-type N-terminal cleavage/methylation domain-containing protein, giving the protein MRDRSNGSRQRPGGFSLIELMVALAIVGILAAVAYPAYRDSIMKSRRADAKIALTQGAAQQEKFFSRFSHYSGTLSDIGGATSPEGYYGLALSTTNAGLGFTLTVTPAANSPQLKDRSCATYTLSHTGAKVAKNSSNTTSTNLCW